The genomic region ACCGCAGAAGCAAAGCGAAATCTACCGCTTGAGTAAACTCCAAGGCTATTCTTATGACGAGATTTCTTTGATCACCGGGAGTTCTCGGAACACCGTGAAGAATCAGCTCATTACAGCATCGAAAAAAATAAAAAGCAATCTCGAAAAGCTATATCTGCTTATTTTTTACTTTTTTTTCATGTAGACTAGTCCTCTTTCTTTTCGATTGCCTTTATAGTGTAAAAGCAAGACCAATTGAAAAAAGAGGAACTAAAAGACTTAATCCAAAAACACAAGGACCATCAATTAACTGCAGCTGAGTTGCAGCGGCTTAAGGAATTTTTCCATTCGGAAGAGTTTGACGCTGTTTTTGAACAGGCCAGCGAGGATCTATTTCTTGAAAATAGCAATTCTGTTGTGGACATGGAATCTGAGAAGATTTATCGTCGTATAGCGGAGGAAATCCTTCCTCAAGAAAAGCGCAGCATTAAATCAAGGAACTGGCTTTACATCACTACAGCATCTGTCGCCGCTGCCTTGCTACTATTCTTTTACTTGACTCCATCGATTCTTCCAAACTCAACAGATGATGTTGTCTCAGCGGAAAGAGAACAGATTGACATCCTTCCTGGAGGAGCAAAAGCAAAGCTGGTACTGGAAGATGGGAAGATAGTTGATCTTGCGAATTTACGCTCCGACACGACTTTACAACTTGCGGGCTATAAGATATACAAGAATGCTAAAGGTGAGCTCACTTATACTTTGACGGATGAAAATATCAGTTCTGCGGGTCTTTACAATACGATAGTCACGCCAAAGGGTGGCGAATATAACTTGCAGCTTCCCGACGGCAGCAAGATATTCGTGAATGCCTCCTCGACCATTCGTTACCCACTTCAATTCGATAAAGCCAAAAGAGAAGTCGAGCTTGATGGAGAAGCTTATTTTGAAGTAAGGCAAATGGTTCAAAACAATAATAAGATTCCCTTCATCGTAAAAACCCGGGAACAGACATTGAAGGTCCTCGGAACTTCATTCAACATCAACTCTTACAGCGACCGAATCGAAACGACCTTGGTAGAAGGAAAGGTTCAGTTAAGCTATCCAAACAAAAAAGGTGGCTTGCTAGCTCCTAACCAACAAAGCAGCTATCATTCCAAGCATCAGTCTTTTCACATTAAAGATGTTGATCCGTTTTATACGATCGCCTGGAAAGATGGGAATTTCGCATTCGAAAATACTTCGCTAAGCACGGTTATGAAAGATCTGGAGCGCTGGTATGATGTGGAAGTTGAGTATCGCTGTAATTTTTCGAAAATTAAATTTTCAGGAACAATTTCAAAATACGAGAAAATAGATAAAGTTTTAAAAGCCATAGAGCTGACAGGAAGTGTGAAGTTTAAGATTGAAGAAAGGAGGATAATCGTAATGAGTTAAACTTACTTTTTCACATTTATCGAAAAAACAGGAGCGTTAGGACCGCCCCTGAAAAATTGATAAATAGTTCGACTGATAGTACGCTAATTATTAACTAATCAACCGATTTACAAATGTATAAAAAAAACAAAATTATCTCCTCCATGGGAGATATTGTGCATCGAAAACCTAAATATCTATCGATGAAACTAGCTATTGCCCTTATGTTTGCCTCTGTGTTTCAAGCTAGCGCTTTCACATTCGGCCAAACGGTCACCCTAAAGAAGAAGAACGTTAGGATAACTAATGTTCTTAAAGACATTCAAAAGCAAAGTGGCTACAACATTTTCTACGACAGTTCTTTTTTCCCAAGCAACTTGTTAGTCAGTGTAGATTTTGATAAAAAGCCCTTTGACAAAGCGCTAGAAAGCCTATTAAAGGATTATGCAATTGATTATAATATCGTTGATAAGAATGTGATCTTACGTCGGAAGCCTACCGCTGCAAGAATGGTCAATAATATTTCAAAAGAGGCGGCTTCAGTACAGCAATCACAGATCCGAGGAACGGTTAAGAATGCGGAAGGCGAACCGCTTTCCAATGTTTCTATAACAGAGAAAGGCGGTACTGCTAGCACCATGACGAATGAGCAGGGGAATTTTGAGATTACCGTTTCGAAATCCGATGCCGTCCTTGTGATCAGCAATATTGGCTTCGAAAAACAAGAAATTGCTCTGGCAAATCGCAGTTCGGTACAAGTGACGCTTCAACCTGCTATGACAGAAGTTGACGAGGTCGTGGTTGTAGGCTATGGTGAACAAAAGAAAGTGAACTTGACGGGCGCCGTGAGTCAGATTTCTGGAGAAGAGTTTGAAGATCGGCCAGTGACACAGCTTACCCAAGCACTACAAGGGAATATTCCGAACCTGAATATAGTATTCGGATCCGGACAACCAGGAACTAGTGGCTCTGTAAATATCAGAGGAAATACATCCATCAATGGTGGTGACCCTTTAATCCTAATTGACGGAATCCTAGGAACATTGGATCGTGTCAATGTAAATGACGTAGAGTCTGTCACTGTCCTTAAAGATGCTTCAGCGGCGGCCGTATATGGCGCGAGAGGAGCATTTGGGGTAATCCTAGTCACTACGAAAACAGGAAAAGTAGACGGCAAAGCATCGATTGATTATTCTGCCAATTTTGGATTTACGACTCATGCAACAAATACAGATTTTATCACATCGGGATATTGGAACGCAAAGATCAATGATGATGCAATGTACAATGCCTTAGGTTATAGAACGACCCGTTATACCGATGAAGACTACGAAGAGCTTTTGGCCCGCGTGAATGATAAGACGGAAGATCCTTCAAGACCTTGGGTAGTCGTGAAGAAAGATGCCAGTGGAAATGACATCTATCGTTATTATGCAAATTTTGATTGGTTCAATTACCTTTACGATAATAACCGTCCGAAATCTGATCACAACCTATCGTTAAGCGGGAAGTCTGGAAAAACCAATTATGCACTATCTGGCGCTATCTCCAACGAGCAAGGTATTTTTAATATTCAACCGGATAAATTTAAGCGCTATAACTTAAGAGCGAACCTTTCAACAGAAATCAAACCTTGGTTAACTGTAAGCAATGGCACCCATTTCTTTAAATCATCGTACGATTGGGCCGGGCTTTCAACAAACTTCAATAAGGTTGCAAACAACGTGAGTAACAGTGCGACGTACCATTATCACGCGATGTATGTACCTAGAAACCCTGACGGGACATTGACTGGTTATTCAGGAATCAATAGTTATCCAATCGGTTATGGATTACACAACGCTTTAGAAAGCGGAACGATGAAGGGTTATGATAATGGCACCGAATTTACGAACAAGACCGAAGCCATTATTAATTTTGGAAAAGGCCTGACCCTAACAGGTAACTATTCATACCGCGAATTCAGAGGTGAAAACAGTTATCGCCAGACCAAGCAGTATTACTCGAAATACCCTGGTGTAATGGAATTGTCTTCGTTAGGAGCTTTAAATCAGGATAGATTGACCGAAGCTATGACGAAATATTCATGGCATTTTATCAACGTCTTTGCAAATTATCAAAAGAGCTTCGGCGATCATAACGTCGTTGCAATGGCAGGTTTCAACCAAGAAGACCGCAAGTATAAACGAATTGGTGGAGTGGGACAAGACCTGTTATCCGAGACTTTAAATGATTTGGATCTTGTTATCGGTGAAAAACAATTCAATGCGGGAGCTGATGAATGGGCAGTTCGCGGTGGATTCTATCGTTTGAACTACGATTATAAAGGCAAATATTTATTCGAAACCAGTGGTCGTTATGATGGCACCTCTCGTTTCCCTAAATCAAGTCGCTTTGGATTTTTCCCATCCTTCTCTGCTGGGTGGAGAGTTAGTGAAGAAGCATTCTTCCAGCCGATCAAGAATTCCATCAACAACTTGAAAGTTCGCTATTCATACGGTTCGCTAGGAAACCAGGAAGTCGACACCTACGCATATATCGCTTCTATGGGAACAGCGCAGATCAACTATTTAGTGGATGGTCAAAAATTAAACGTGACTTACAATCCTGCGCCAGTTGCACCAACCTTAACTTGGGAAAAAATCAGCACGAGCAATATAGGATTAGATTTCTCACTACTAAACAACCGCTTAAGCGTGGAATCGGACTATTATGTTCGTAATACGATAGGCATGTTAAGTATCGGAGAAACACTTCCTGAAGTATTTGGGGCTGGCGAACCAAAGGTTAATGCGGCCGATTTAAAAACAAAAGGCTTTGACCTCTCGCTAATGTGGCGCGATCAGTTGAACTTAGGCAGCAAGCCCTTCAATTACTCGGTTAGAGCAATTCTATCAGATTATACATCCGAAATCACCAAGTTTAGTAATCCAGCCGGCTTATTGAATACGTACTACGAGGGTCAGCAATTAGGTGAAATATGGGGTTATCGCTACGATGGATTCTTCAAAACAACCGAAGAGGCACAAGAATATGCGAAAATTGTTAACCAAGACCAGATCAACAGACGAAGAGTACAGGCACCTACCGAGGATTTACGGAGGTTACAAGCTGGTGATATCAAGATCAAAGATCTAAATGGCGATGGAATTATCAATGCCGGGAAAAGTACGCTTGCTGATCCGGGAGATAGAGAAATAATCGGTAATAGCCAACCGCGCTATTCTTATGGATTAACGCTTAGTGCAAACTGGAATGGGATCGATGCTTCTATATTTTTCCAAGGAATCGGTAAAAGACACTGGTATCCAAACTTGGAAGCACAAGCGTTCTGGTCGGTATATGCAAGACCATATGATTCGTTTATTCCTAGCGACTTCCCGGACAAAATCTGGTCGCCAGAAAACCCGAATGCGTACTTCCCATTCCTCCGTGGATACACGGCACAAAACTCCGAACTATCGGTTAATAACGACATGTATCTACAAGATCTATCCTACTTAAAGATTAGAAACTTAACCGTCGGATACACTTTCCCAACAAGTCTAACAAATAGGATTCACGTCAATAAATTCAGACTGTTCATGAGCGGTGAAAACTTGGTTACCTGGACGAAGTTAAAAACGGACTATATCGATCCTGAGCAAGTGATGACAGATAATACAGGTAGAAGCTATCCGATGGGTAAAGTTGTGTCTTTCGGTGCCCAATTATCCTTTTAACTATTAATAGATTTTGACCAGTATGAAAACCAGAAAAATATTACCTATTATAACATTATTCGGATTGCTGACGGCATGTAATGATGATTACTTAGAGCGTTATCCGTTATCCGAATTAGCACCTGAGAACTATTTCTTAACCGCTGCGGAGCTGCAGAACTATACCAATGCTTTCTACTCGGAACTTCCAGATGCGTTAGCCATTCACTATAACAATCCGACGCAAGCGGATGATGAAGCGCGCAATACGTTAGCCGCTGAGATACAAGGAACACGAGAAACCCCATCGAGCGGTGCGGGCTGGGATTGGGCGGAACTACGTCAGATCAACTTCTTCCTCGAAAATTCGCATAAATGTACCGACGAAGCTGCGCGTCTGAAATACGAAGGCGTAGCACGTTTCTTCCGTGCCTATTTTTACTATGAAAAAGTCGTTCGCTTTGGCGATGTGCCTTGGTATGATAGCGTACTTGAGTTAGACGATGAGGGACTTTTTAAGGCGAGAGATTCTAGAAAAGTAATCTTCGAAAAAATGTTAGAAGACATCGACTTTGCGATCGCACACTGTCAAACTGAAAAAAGCACCACATTAATCACCAAATGGACAGCCTTGGCTTTTAAATCGAGAATTTGTCTTTTTGAAGGAACATTCCGTAAATACCATGGATTAGGCGATTCAGACGCGATATTGGCAGCAGCAGCAGCAGCAGCAGAGGAACTCATGAACACAGGACCTTATACCATCTACAAAAGCACAACAGATAAAGCATATCATGAACTGTTTATAGCTGAGAATGCTATTCCTAGTGAGATGATTCTTGCAAGACAGTATGATGCATCCGTACCATTTGTACATTCTGCGAACTTCTATATTCTTTCAGCCTCTTACGGAAGACCTGGCATGCAAAAGTCTCTTGTCAACAGCTACTTAATGAAAGACGGCTCGCGCTTCACCGATCAAGCGAACTATCAAACGATGCAGTTCTATGATGAAATGCAGAACAGAGATCCTCGTTTAGCACAGACCATTCGCACACCTGGCTACAAAAGAATTGGAAGCAATAGCAGCACTGTTCCCGACTTTGCGACCTCGGTTACAGGATATCAGTACAGTAAGTATATATTGGCGCCTGCTTTCGATGCTGGACAATCAACCAACGATATGCCGATCTTTCGCTATGCGGAAGTGCTCTTAAATTTTGCAGAAGCCAAGGCGGAATTAGGGACTTTGACGCAAGCAGATATCGATAAGAGTATCAGGTTATTGCGCGATCGCGTGGGCATGCCGAATTTAAACCTTCAAGCTGCCAACGCTAATCCTGACCCTTATCTATTATCGGAGTATCCCAATGTTACGAAAAGCAGTTTCACTGGCGCAATCCTTGAGGTTCGCCGCGAAAGACGTATCGAACTCGTAAAAGAAGGTCAACGATATAATGACTTAATGCGCTGGAAAGAAGGCGCTCGTTTATCGAAGCGTTTTTATGGACAATACTTTCCAGGGGCAGGTGAGTATGATTTAGATAAGAATGGAACAATAGATTTAGTGATTTACGAAGGTACTGCACCAACGAGAAAACCAGGCGTTCAATACCAAAAACTGGGTGAATTAGTGCTTGAGAACGGCAATAAAGGTGGACGTATCGTCAATCTCCCAGATATTGTTAAGAAATGGGATGAAGGAAAAGATTATCTATATCCTATTCCAACGCAAGAACTCGAGTTAAACCCACAATTAAAACAAAACCCAGGATGGGCGTCATCAGGAACTTAATTCTAACACTATGAAAAACATCGTAAAATATTTAGCGATTATGGCTATTGCTTGTGTTTCCACACAAGCAATAGCACAAAAAAAGATCAAGATCTTATCTTATAATGTGCTATACGGATTACAAAAAGACTCTACAGCCAACATCGATCGCTACGTCGAACTAGTGAAAGAGCTAGACCCGGATATCGTTGCTACGCAAGAGATGAATGGTTGGAAACAAAAAACATTGGAAGAGTTAGCAAAACGCTACAACCATCCCTATGCTTTACAATCAAAAGAAGAGGGATTTCCGACTGCGCTGACATCAAAAAAGCCGATGGTGAACTTCAAAAAAGTGACCGAGAATATGTGGCACAGCTATATCTACGCAAAGATAGAAGGTATACATATCTTCGTCATTCACTTCTCGCCGTTTAGCTATAAGAAGCGCTTGGAAGAGGTGGAGAACATTATTGCACAAACCAAAGAGCTCAATCCAAAAGAACCTATTCTAATTACGGGTGATTTCAACTCTCTATCTGGATCGGATAGCAAGAACTATGACGCGTCGGTACTAGCATCTATGAAAGAACAGGAAATAAAGCGCGAACAAGTTCGCAACCTGAATAATGGAGCGATCGATTATTCCGTTCTTAAGAAGTTAGAAGATGCTGGATTCTATGATTCCTACAAAGTATTGAACAAAACTTTTGAAAGCTCCGTTCCTACCTTCAAAAGTGGCGAAGCACAGATCAAGAAATCTAACCCAGGAATTGGAAAGCGAATAGACTTTCTGTGGGCCAATGAGACAGCAAAAAAAATGCTAACGAAGAGTATTGTGCTCAAAAACGAGAAAACTCATATCATCTCCGACCATTACCCTGTATACGTCGAACTTGAGCTTCCTTAAAAGACAAATATCAATAAGCTCCCTTGGAATAAAACATTGCAAAGGGAGCTTATTCAAAATCTCCTTTCAGAGACTATTCTCGTCAATTAAAAGCAGTCCTTTTCACTACTGCTATACAAAATGACCAAAACTTTCTTGCACCAACTTCGCCAATTCCTCGACCGGAATTGAAGGCTGATATTCACCGCTCACAGACCAAGACCTTTCTGCTGGATTAAACCTAAGTTCATAGGAAATTTGATTATCCTCTGTAATATTAAAGCCGTGGCTCTGGAGGTCATATGTTGCCTGGAAAGTGATCGTCCGATCAGAAAGCTGCTTTTCAAATACTCTAGTTAAATCCATCTATGGTTTTATTTATATTAAACTTCTTATACAGTAAATTATCGACTCTATCCATATCATTTACAAACAATATGCCTTACTGCTACAAGCAACGCCATAAAGTTGAAATTGTATAAAACGACCGCACCTACAAATCCCCATTTACCAAAATATCGTATACAGAGCCGCCGTAATCCCCAAGACCAGCAGAGCGCCTACCGCAAAACCAGTCTTTGTCTTGAACATCGTTGTATCAACTTCCAATCCATTCGGAACCACACCGCGCTTATTCTCATAAATACTGATAAAGTACATCCCTATTACACAGAATAAGAACACAAAACCAACGCGATCAATAAACGGTATCTCATAAACACCATTC from Sphingobacterium sp. BN32 harbors:
- a CDS encoding FecR family protein, translated to MKKEELKDLIQKHKDHQLTAAELQRLKEFFHSEEFDAVFEQASEDLFLENSNSVVDMESEKIYRRIAEEILPQEKRSIKSRNWLYITTASVAAALLLFFYLTPSILPNSTDDVVSAEREQIDILPGGAKAKLVLEDGKIVDLANLRSDTTLQLAGYKIYKNAKGELTYTLTDENISSAGLYNTIVTPKGGEYNLQLPDGSKIFVNASSTIRYPLQFDKAKREVELDGEAYFEVRQMVQNNNKIPFIVKTREQTLKVLGTSFNINSYSDRIETTLVEGKVQLSYPNKKGGLLAPNQQSSYHSKHQSFHIKDVDPFYTIAWKDGNFAFENTSLSTVMKDLERWYDVEVEYRCNFSKIKFSGTISKYEKIDKVLKAIELTGSVKFKIEERRIIVMS
- a CDS encoding TonB-dependent receptor, giving the protein MKLAIALMFASVFQASAFTFGQTVTLKKKNVRITNVLKDIQKQSGYNIFYDSSFFPSNLLVSVDFDKKPFDKALESLLKDYAIDYNIVDKNVILRRKPTAARMVNNISKEAASVQQSQIRGTVKNAEGEPLSNVSITEKGGTASTMTNEQGNFEITVSKSDAVLVISNIGFEKQEIALANRSSVQVTLQPAMTEVDEVVVVGYGEQKKVNLTGAVSQISGEEFEDRPVTQLTQALQGNIPNLNIVFGSGQPGTSGSVNIRGNTSINGGDPLILIDGILGTLDRVNVNDVESVTVLKDASAAAVYGARGAFGVILVTTKTGKVDGKASIDYSANFGFTTHATNTDFITSGYWNAKINDDAMYNALGYRTTRYTDEDYEELLARVNDKTEDPSRPWVVVKKDASGNDIYRYYANFDWFNYLYDNNRPKSDHNLSLSGKSGKTNYALSGAISNEQGIFNIQPDKFKRYNLRANLSTEIKPWLTVSNGTHFFKSSYDWAGLSTNFNKVANNVSNSATYHYHAMYVPRNPDGTLTGYSGINSYPIGYGLHNALESGTMKGYDNGTEFTNKTEAIINFGKGLTLTGNYSYREFRGENSYRQTKQYYSKYPGVMELSSLGALNQDRLTEAMTKYSWHFINVFANYQKSFGDHNVVAMAGFNQEDRKYKRIGGVGQDLLSETLNDLDLVIGEKQFNAGADEWAVRGGFYRLNYDYKGKYLFETSGRYDGTSRFPKSSRFGFFPSFSAGWRVSEEAFFQPIKNSINNLKVRYSYGSLGNQEVDTYAYIASMGTAQINYLVDGQKLNVTYNPAPVAPTLTWEKISTSNIGLDFSLLNNRLSVESDYYVRNTIGMLSIGETLPEVFGAGEPKVNAADLKTKGFDLSLMWRDQLNLGSKPFNYSVRAILSDYTSEITKFSNPAGLLNTYYEGQQLGEIWGYRYDGFFKTTEEAQEYAKIVNQDQINRRRVQAPTEDLRRLQAGDIKIKDLNGDGIINAGKSTLADPGDREIIGNSQPRYSYGLTLSANWNGIDASIFFQGIGKRHWYPNLEAQAFWSVYARPYDSFIPSDFPDKIWSPENPNAYFPFLRGYTAQNSELSVNNDMYLQDLSYLKIRNLTVGYTFPTSLTNRIHVNKFRLFMSGENLVTWTKLKTDYIDPEQVMTDNTGRSYPMGKVVSFGAQLSF
- a CDS encoding endonuclease/exonuclease/phosphatase family protein — encoded protein: MKNIVKYLAIMAIACVSTQAIAQKKIKILSYNVLYGLQKDSTANIDRYVELVKELDPDIVATQEMNGWKQKTLEELAKRYNHPYALQSKEEGFPTALTSKKPMVNFKKVTENMWHSYIYAKIEGIHIFVIHFSPFSYKKRLEEVENIIAQTKELNPKEPILITGDFNSLSGSDSKNYDASVLASMKEQEIKREQVRNLNNGAIDYSVLKKLEDAGFYDSYKVLNKTFESSVPTFKSGEAQIKKSNPGIGKRIDFLWANETAKKMLTKSIVLKNEKTHIISDHYPVYVELELP
- a CDS encoding RagB/SusD family nutrient uptake outer membrane protein, coding for MKTRKILPIITLFGLLTACNDDYLERYPLSELAPENYFLTAAELQNYTNAFYSELPDALAIHYNNPTQADDEARNTLAAEIQGTRETPSSGAGWDWAELRQINFFLENSHKCTDEAARLKYEGVARFFRAYFYYEKVVRFGDVPWYDSVLELDDEGLFKARDSRKVIFEKMLEDIDFAIAHCQTEKSTTLITKWTALAFKSRICLFEGTFRKYHGLGDSDAILAAAAAAAEELMNTGPYTIYKSTTDKAYHELFIAENAIPSEMILARQYDASVPFVHSANFYILSASYGRPGMQKSLVNSYLMKDGSRFTDQANYQTMQFYDEMQNRDPRLAQTIRTPGYKRIGSNSSTVPDFATSVTGYQYSKYILAPAFDAGQSTNDMPIFRYAEVLLNFAEAKAELGTLTQADIDKSIRLLRDRVGMPNLNLQAANANPDPYLLSEYPNVTKSSFTGAILEVRRERRIELVKEGQRYNDLMRWKEGARLSKRFYGQYFPGAGEYDLDKNGTIDLVIYEGTAPTRKPGVQYQKLGELVLENGNKGGRIVNLPDIVKKWDEGKDYLYPIPTQELELNPQLKQNPGWASSGT